DNA from Streptomyces sp. Edi4:
GCGCTGGGCGGCCGGCGATTTGACGTCGTCTACACCGGCAAGGGCGCGCTGTGCTATCTTCCGGACCTCGCCCCCTGGGCCTCGACGATCGCCGCTCTGCTGCGCCCCGGCGGCCGCCTCTACCTCGCCGAGTTCCACCCACTGCTCACCTCCCTGGGGCCCTCGCCGGGCCCGGGCGAAGGCCACGAACTGCTGCTGCGGCACGATTACTTGGGGGGCCGCGGTCCCGTGCGCCGCGACGCCACGTACACCTACACCGACGGCCCGCCCGTGCAGGACGCCACCGAATGCTTCGAGTGGGCACACGGTCTCGCCGAGGTGGTCGATGCCCTCCTCGGCGCCGGGCTCAGGATCACCGGGCTGCGCGAGAGCCACGAGCTTCCCTGGCCCCGCTGGCCCCACATGGTGCCCACCCCGCAAGGCTGGTGGCGGCTGCCCGACACCGCTCCGCGCATCCCGCTCCTGTACGCCCTGAAGGCGGAGGGCTGACCCGGGCGAGCCGGCTGTGGCCGGACGGGCCCGTGCTCCGGTCATGCAACTCCCTTGAGCCGAGCCTGATAACGAACCCATCGGCGCCCCAGTTTCGGGCGTGTCCCCGTAGGAAAGCAGTTCCCCGAATCGTTCTGGCTCGCTTTCCCTGGTGCGCACACTCCGCGTGAGGGTTGTCGGGCAAGCGGACCTTGAGGGAGATGCCCGGAATTGAGTCATGCCGGCCTTGCGGTTCAGGCAGATGCGGAATGTCGGCCGGGGCCGAGTTCCGGATGGGCTTCGAGCAGCCGGTCGGGGGCCGCCTGGCGCCAGGAGTCCTCCAAGACGTCGCGAAGCTCGTCCATGCCCTCCAGCGCTCCCAGCCGTACTCTCACCCAGGCCGACCCGGCCTCGTGCGCTGGCACCCAGAACTTCTCCGGTTCGGCCGCGATCAGTTCGGCCCGCTCATGGCGGGGACAGCGGACAGCGAACGAGGTCTGGTCATCCGGCACGGTGACGAACATCCTCCCGGCAACCCGGAAGGTGGGCATGCTCCAAGCCTCCTTCTCCACGGTCTCGGGAAGGGAGATGGCGATGCGCCGGACATCCTGGGCGGTGGGCGTGTGTGTCATGCGCGCCACGGTAGTCAACCCTCTGTGTCCGGCACCCGGAGGTCTGCACTTCGGGCCGGGGTGACACGCCACAGCACGGCTGTGGAGGCGGCCCCTGCGCGGACGCGGCTGCTCGCGACGGGGTTCTCGCATGCGCTTGATGCCGGCGAAGACACGACCTCCTCTACGAAGTGCACGTTCAAGCCTCAAGTCCGTGGACCGTGGGCCTCACGGGTGGTTCAGGGCGGGGAGCGGCGCGGCTCGCCGGCACGACGTACGGAGATCCGGCTGTCGGTCGGCAGAGTAAGGCGCTGATCTCGTCAAGCGTGTCGTCCCGCGCCGTCGACGGCGCCCATGGGGGCCGTCGGGCCCCCGCGCCATCAGTTACCCGGCCCGCCGACGTCCTTGCCCACGCCACTGCGGCGCCCAAAGCCGGGGCCCGCGTCAGTACACACGGACAAACGCATGTCCGGCGTGCCGTTCGGATGAGGCGACACGAAGTACACCTAGTTGTATTGCCCTGAGAGGTTGGGGACGCGGCTGGCGGGTGGTTGGCCTTTCAGCGCGGTGTGTCCGCGGTGGTGATTGTAGGTGTGCAGCCAGCCGGGGAACGCCATGCGGCGTTCGGTCTCCGAGCGGTAGGGGCGGGCGTAGGCCCATTCGTCCAGCAGGGTGCGGTTGAAGCGTTCGACCTTCCCGTTGGTCTGCGGCCGGTAGGGCCGGGTTCGCTTGTGGGCGATCCCGGCCGCGGTGAGCAGGTCGCGCCAGGCGTGTGAGCGGTAGCAGGAGCCGTTGTCGGTCAGGACACGTTCGACGGTGACGCCAGCCTGGATGAAGAAGGCGTGGGCCCGCTGCCAGAAGCCGGTGGCGGTTTCCTTCTTCTCGTCTGCGTGGATCTCGCTGTAGGCCAAGCGGGAGTAGTCGTCGACGGCGGTGTGCAGATAGCTGTAGCCGGCGTTCGAGCGGGTTTTGCGGCCTGCGGCCCGGCCCAGGACCTTGTGTCCGCCGCCGTCGGGGATGTTGCCGAGCTTCTTGATGTCGACGTGCACCAGCTCGCCGGGACGTTCGCGTTCGTAGCGGCGTACGACGCGGCCTGTGGCCCGGTCCAGGTACGTGAGGCGGGCCAGGCCGTAGCGGGTCAGCACACGGTGCACGGTTGAGGGCACCAGCCGCAGCAGGTGTGCGATGCGGGCCGGTCCCCAGCGGCGCAGGACACGGACTTTGATGATCCGGCGCTCGGTGCGGGTCGGTGTCCTGCGCGGGCTGGTGCGCGGGCGGCTGGAGTGGTCGGCCATGCCCGCCTCACCGTGTTGCCGGTAGCGGTCGGCCCAGCGTCGGGCGGTGGTGGGCGAGACCTGGAAGCGTTCGGCGGCCCGGCGCAGGGGCCAGCCGTCCTCGACCACGCAGCGGGCCAGACGCAGGCGCCCGGTCTCGGTCAGGGGTGCATTACGGTGGGACACGAGGGCCTTTCTGTTGGTGTAGACGTCGCAATCCACACCGAACCGGAAGGCCCTCACCCATTTCAAGATCCCTCAGCCGAGATCCAGCTCACCCGTCCACAACCTCCCGGGACAGAACACCTAGTGCTGCCCCGCGTAAGTTCATGGAGGGGTGTTGGGCTGGTCAGGCCGGGGTGTCGAGGTAGAGGTCCCCGGCGGAGG
Protein-coding regions in this window:
- a CDS encoding IS481 family transposase — translated: MSHRNAPLTETGRLRLARCVVEDGWPLRRAAERFQVSPTTARRWADRYRQHGEAGMADHSSRPRTSPRRTPTRTERRIIKVRVLRRWGPARIAHLLRLVPSTVHRVLTRYGLARLTYLDRATGRVVRRYERERPGELVHVDIKKLGNIPDGGGHKVLGRAAGRKTRSNAGYSYLHTAVDDYSRLAYSEIHADEKKETATGFWQRAHAFFIQAGVTVERVLTDNGSCYRSHAWRDLLTAAGIAHKRTRPYRPQTNGKVERFNRTLLDEWAYARPYRSETERRMAFPGWLHTYNHHRGHTALKGQPPASRVPNLSGQYN
- a CDS encoding MmcQ/YjbR family DNA-binding protein, with the translated sequence MTHTPTAQDVRRIAISLPETVEKEAWSMPTFRVAGRMFVTVPDDQTSFAVRCPRHERAELIAAEPEKFWVPAHEAGSAWVRVRLGALEGMDELRDVLEDSWRQAAPDRLLEAHPELGPGRHSASA
- a CDS encoding class I SAM-dependent methyltransferase encodes the protein MTDDFDPAVRRMMASNEANWDARTPVHLASRFYAVADKSADPARWFAAYEWQDLGDLDGRDVLHLQCHLGTETMAFAVRGARTVGLDLSGASVSAARELAAEAGLDVEYVQANVYDAARALGGRRFDVVYTGKGALCYLPDLAPWASTIAALLRPGGRLYLAEFHPLLTSLGPSPGPGEGHELLLRHDYLGGRGPVRRDATYTYTDGPPVQDATECFEWAHGLAEVVDALLGAGLRITGLRESHELPWPRWPHMVPTPQGWWRLPDTAPRIPLLYALKAEG